A stretch of the Flavobacterium sp. 5 genome encodes the following:
- a CDS encoding DUF6734 family protein: protein MTKIIQTFWISKDQKNSLLNKGGFICPEIHFMSWTLSCLQLHKFYKNVELHTNEAGKKILIDLLGLPYTKVHLSLENDFMHSLLPSMWAYSKIHTYSLQEKPFLHVDGDIFIWKAFDEKLMQSDLIAQNVESNLPVYKSCITALEKQASFVPSWLNISDSENKAYNAGIIGGTNIPFFKEYTRLAIQFYEENKNQFALLTKDNNHIHIIPEQYLYYALSTTLNIHVALQNHKIIDLAENTFAEFVQIEKVPHTESYIHLLSDFKKTATNANFVSFVLKKEYPEYWQKIIDIYKEKKLLSPYMKRQLKMQNSDQKTILQQVEEAKTKYLNTKYLCKCFEVDFENENQLKSNPILKDSYITDSTIAHFDNRKFANHFIKSNPYPTYDKIFNLLDFKDYYIFANPYHEIFITKYEFNENLTGNFKETLKTKNPYKNIVLLFLDLNYFSRNEIKVNDASLYLFEKIKSNPIQLKDLLASDIPSNDLLTLIKSWYFHGLIYFSQAKNDFIPQEPSQIYTSQINNIKTQVYSCLDWVINHYQIENNNKNIISQFNDSAKSASILEIVTVLKTLNFEAKGVRGTIENIEKITTPAIALIKLRSYLNLYIVITEITETEITIFNTEIKETEIYQKEYFSTIWDGILILLHPKNKDLEKISQENHSPIHKTF, encoded by the coding sequence ATGACAAAAATCATCCAAACTTTTTGGATCTCTAAGGATCAAAAAAACAGTTTATTAAATAAAGGAGGATTTATATGTCCCGAGATTCATTTTATGAGTTGGACATTATCCTGCTTACAGCTTCATAAATTTTATAAAAATGTAGAACTCCATACCAATGAAGCAGGGAAAAAAATCCTTATTGACCTTTTAGGTTTACCCTACACCAAAGTACATCTTTCTTTAGAAAACGATTTTATGCACTCGCTCTTACCTAGTATGTGGGCGTACTCTAAAATACATACTTATAGTCTCCAAGAAAAACCTTTTTTGCATGTAGATGGAGACATTTTTATATGGAAAGCTTTTGATGAAAAACTAATGCAGTCTGACTTAATTGCCCAAAACGTAGAGAGCAATTTACCCGTTTATAAGTCCTGTATAACTGCTTTAGAGAAGCAAGCTTCATTTGTGCCAAGTTGGCTAAACATTTCTGACAGCGAGAATAAAGCCTATAATGCAGGAATTATTGGTGGTACAAACATTCCCTTTTTTAAAGAATATACGCGACTAGCAATCCAATTCTATGAAGAAAACAAAAACCAATTCGCTTTGCTTACCAAAGATAATAATCACATTCACATTATACCTGAACAGTATCTATATTATGCTTTGAGTACAACCTTAAACATTCATGTTGCCCTACAAAACCATAAGATTATAGACTTGGCAGAAAATACTTTTGCTGAATTTGTTCAAATAGAAAAAGTACCACACACTGAAAGTTATATTCATTTGCTGAGTGATTTTAAAAAAACAGCCACAAATGCAAATTTCGTAAGCTTTGTTCTAAAAAAAGAATATCCAGAATATTGGCAAAAAATAATTGACATTTATAAAGAAAAAAAACTTTTGAGCCCTTATATGAAGCGTCAATTAAAAATGCAAAATTCTGATCAAAAAACTATTCTGCAACAAGTTGAAGAAGCAAAAACAAAATATTTAAACACAAAATATTTATGTAAATGTTTTGAAGTTGATTTTGAAAATGAAAATCAGCTTAAATCAAATCCGATACTAAAAGACAGTTATATTACAGATAGTACAATAGCGCACTTTGACAACAGAAAATTTGCCAATCATTTTATAAAAAGCAATCCGTATCCTACTTATGACAAAATTTTTAACCTGCTAGATTTTAAAGATTATTATATATTTGCTAACCCTTATCATGAAATTTTTATTACCAAATATGAGTTCAATGAAAATTTAACAGGTAATTTCAAAGAAACGTTGAAAACCAAAAATCCATACAAAAACATAGTTCTCCTTTTTTTAGATTTGAATTATTTTTCGAGAAACGAAATTAAAGTAAATGATGCCTCGCTATATTTGTTTGAAAAAATTAAATCAAATCCGATTCAATTAAAAGACTTATTAGCTTCAGATATACCCTCCAATGACCTGTTGACACTGATTAAAAGCTGGTATTTTCATGGTCTAATCTATTTTTCGCAAGCAAAAAACGATTTTATACCACAAGAGCCTTCACAAATTTATACTTCACAAATTAACAATATAAAAACACAAGTTTATAGTTGCTTAGACTGGGTTATTAATCACTATCAAATAGAAAACAACAATAAAAATATTATTTCTCAATTTAACGATTCTGCAAAAAGCGCGTCGATTCTTGAAATCGTTACAGTACTAAAAACATTAAATTTTGAAGCAAAAGGTGTCCGTGGTACTATTGAAAACATTGAAAAAATCACAACGCCTGCAATTGCTTTAATAAAACTTCGATCTTACCTGAATCTTTATATTGTTATTACTGAGATTACCGAAACTGAAATTACGATTTTCAATACAGAAATTAAAGAAACAGAGATATATCAAAAAGAATATTTTTCAACAATTTGGGATGGAATTTTAATCTTACTGCATCCCAAAAACAAAGATTTAGAAAAAATTAGTCAAGAAAATCACTCGCCAATTCATAAAACATTTTAG
- a CDS encoding alpha/beta fold hydrolase — MLYSKIEGSGKPLLIIHGFLGMSDNWKSLGTQFAADGFQVHLLDLRNHGRSFHSNEFSYEVMVQDVYDYCLENRLESVDVIGHSMGGKTAMLLATTYPNLIDKFIIADIGPKFYAPHHQDILAGLNAIDFSVKPSRNEVEEIMKNYISDFGTRQFLMKSLYWLEPGQLAFRFNLEVFNEKIEEIGKALASGLVFEKPALFIRGGNSNYILDTDFEGIKAHFKLATFETIPNVGHWLHAENPKMFYELASDFLD, encoded by the coding sequence ATGCTTTACTCAAAAATAGAAGGCTCAGGAAAGCCTTTACTCATCATTCATGGATTTTTAGGAATGTCCGATAATTGGAAATCATTAGGAACTCAATTTGCAGCCGATGGTTTTCAGGTTCATTTATTAGATTTGCGTAATCATGGACGTAGTTTTCATTCAAATGAATTTAGTTATGAAGTTATGGTTCAAGATGTTTATGATTATTGTTTAGAAAACAGACTCGAATCCGTTGATGTGATTGGTCACTCAATGGGAGGGAAAACAGCAATGTTGTTAGCTACCACTTATCCAAATCTAATTGATAAATTTATAATTGCTGACATTGGACCTAAATTTTATGCTCCTCATCACCAGGATATTTTAGCAGGGTTGAATGCGATAGATTTTTCAGTAAAACCAAGCCGGAATGAAGTGGAAGAAATAATGAAGAACTATATTTCAGATTTTGGCACCCGTCAGTTTTTGATGAAAAGTTTATATTGGCTAGAACCCGGGCAATTAGCTTTTAGATTTAATTTGGAAGTTTTCAATGAAAAAATCGAAGAAATTGGAAAAGCTTTAGCATCTGGTTTGGTTTTTGAAAAGCCAGCACTTTTTATTCGGGGCGGAAACTCTAATTACATACTTGATACTGATTTTGAAGGGATAAAAGCACATTTTAAGTTGGCTACATTTGAAACTATTCCTAATGTTGGACATTGGTTGCATGCTGAAAATCCTAAAATGTTTTATGAATTGGCGAGTGATTTTCTTGACTAA
- a CDS encoding pyridoxine 5'-phosphate synthase has translation MTKLSVNINKIATLRNARGGNVPDLLKVATDIQKFGGQGITIHPRPDERHIRYQDARDLKSIIYTEYNIEGNPQHNFIDLVLECKPDQVTLVPDAIGAITSSAGWDTIKNQSYLSEVIQEFQRNGIRTSIFVDPIAEMIEGAKKTGTDRIELYTEAFAHQYGLGNENGIDPYVKSAILANELGLGINAGHDLSLDNVQFFKQNIPGLLEVSIGHALISEALYLGLDNVVNMYLQKLK, from the coding sequence ATGACTAAACTTAGCGTTAATATAAATAAAATTGCCACTTTGCGTAATGCTCGTGGAGGAAATGTGCCTGATTTGTTAAAAGTAGCTACTGATATTCAGAAGTTTGGAGGTCAGGGAATAACGATTCATCCTCGTCCAGATGAACGTCATATACGTTATCAGGATGCACGAGATTTAAAATCAATTATTTATACTGAGTATAATATCGAGGGAAATCCTCAGCATAATTTTATTGATTTAGTTTTAGAATGCAAGCCAGACCAAGTGACTTTGGTGCCTGATGCGATTGGTGCAATTACTTCTTCTGCTGGTTGGGATACAATAAAAAATCAATCCTATCTGTCAGAAGTTATTCAAGAATTTCAACGAAACGGAATTCGAACTTCTATTTTTGTGGATCCAATTGCTGAAATGATTGAAGGGGCTAAAAAAACAGGGACCGATAGAATAGAATTATACACTGAAGCTTTTGCGCATCAATATGGTTTAGGAAATGAAAATGGAATTGATCCTTATGTAAAATCTGCAATTTTGGCTAATGAATTAGGATTAGGAATTAATGCAGGACACGATTTGAGTTTGGATAATGTTCAGTTTTTTAAACAAAATATTCCAGGTTTATTAGAAGTTTCTATTGGTCATGCGCTCATTTCCGAAGCACTTTACCTTGGATTGGATAATGTGGTGAATATGTATTTACAAAAATTGAAATAA
- a CDS encoding CBS domain-containing protein, with protein sequence MTDLKDYITNDYKAIDTQETIGAVQEFFNDLTFSHFPIIEEGVYIGSIVADDIETFDSDKKVTDYRYTLEHFFARTNMIWLDVLEVFAKNHANLVPILDENNTYIGYYEIEDVIKFFHETPFLKEQGAIIIVSKNAVDYSMSQITQIVESNNGKLLGLFISSSNVNTIEVTLKINVGSLNEIIQTFRRYNYDIISEHNEDNYINNLKERSDYLDKYLNM encoded by the coding sequence ATGACTGATTTAAAAGATTACATTACGAATGACTACAAAGCGATTGACACCCAAGAAACTATTGGCGCTGTTCAAGAATTTTTTAATGATTTAACCTTTTCTCATTTTCCAATTATTGAGGAAGGTGTTTACATTGGAAGTATTGTAGCTGATGACATTGAAACTTTCGACAGTGACAAAAAAGTCACCGATTACAGATATACATTAGAACATTTTTTTGCCAGAACCAATATGATTTGGCTTGACGTTTTAGAAGTCTTTGCCAAAAATCATGCAAATTTGGTTCCCATTTTAGATGAAAACAACACCTATATAGGATACTATGAAATTGAAGATGTAATTAAGTTTTTTCACGAAACTCCTTTTTTAAAAGAACAAGGAGCTATCATTATAGTAAGTAAAAATGCCGTAGACTATTCAATGAGTCAAATTACACAAATTGTAGAAAGTAATAATGGCAAACTTTTAGGCCTATTTATTTCAAGTTCAAATGTAAATACTATTGAAGTTACGCTTAAAATTAACGTAGGCTCTTTGAATGAAATCATTCAAACTTTTAGAAGATACAATTACGACATCATTTCAGAACATAATGAAGATAATTATATTAATAATTTAAAAGAACGTTCGGATTATTTAGACAAATATTTGAATATGTAG
- a CDS encoding NAD kinase encodes MKVAIFGQYYLVSTEPIIKDIFVFFNNNNVEMAIESDFLNMLYEKKIIEKEYKTFSSHDVLDSSFDMLISIGGDGTMLRAVTLVRNSGIPILGINAGRLGFLATVQKENIAAFMQIVIDKKYKISKRTLLSITCSPENTAIEGLNFALNEISVSRKDTTSMITIDTYLNDEFLNSYWADGLIIATPTGTTGYSLSCGGPILTPDVKSFVITPIAPHNLNARPLVVPDTTEIRLKVSGREEQYLVSLDSRITSVKNDSILSIKKTNFEINMVEIPEETFFKTLRTKLLWGEDRRN; translated from the coding sequence ATGAAAGTAGCTATTTTTGGCCAATATTATTTGGTAAGCACAGAACCAATTATAAAAGACATTTTTGTGTTTTTCAACAATAATAATGTAGAAATGGCTATTGAATCCGATTTCTTAAACATGTTGTATGAAAAAAAAATCATTGAAAAAGAATACAAAACCTTTTCATCACATGATGTTTTAGATTCCAGTTTCGATATGTTAATTAGTATTGGTGGTGATGGAACTATGCTAAGAGCAGTAACTTTAGTTCGAAATTCTGGAATTCCAATATTAGGCATAAATGCTGGCAGATTAGGCTTTTTGGCAACTGTCCAAAAAGAAAACATAGCAGCGTTCATGCAAATTGTTATAGATAAAAAATATAAAATTTCAAAAAGGACCCTATTAAGTATAACATGCTCACCTGAAAATACGGCTATCGAAGGTCTGAATTTCGCACTGAATGAAATATCAGTAAGTCGAAAAGACACTACATCAATGATAACAATAGACACCTATTTGAATGATGAATTTTTGAATTCCTATTGGGCTGATGGCCTAATTATTGCAACACCTACAGGAACTACTGGCTATTCCTTAAGTTGTGGTGGTCCAATTCTAACTCCCGACGTCAAAAGTTTTGTCATTACACCAATTGCTCCACATAATTTAAACGCAAGACCATTAGTTGTTCCAGACACCACCGAAATTCGATTAAAAGTATCTGGAAGAGAAGAGCAATATTTAGTCTCTTTGGATTCTAGAATTACAAGTGTAAAAAATGACTCAATTTTAAGTATTAAGAAAACCAATTTTGAAATCAACATGGTTGAGATTCCTGAAGAAACATTCTTCAAAACCCTGAGAACAAAACTACTTTGGGGCGAAGACAGAAGGAATTAA
- a CDS encoding DUF6089 family protein yields MSKIFISFLCFFTFTSIHAQIHEIGVFLGGSNYIGDVGSTTYIAPNEPAFGILYKWNRSPRHAYRFSYTQSQISGNDSDSKETSRHNRGYSFTNNIKELSAGLEFNFFDFNLHEERPKFTPYVHSGVSYFIYDNLYIESGETKKNNTKGSIAIPITLGVKTNFARNFVLGLEVGARYTFTDNIDGSNPSNSSLPKFGNLNNNDWYVFSGITLTYTFGEKPCYCAD; encoded by the coding sequence ATGAGCAAAATTTTCATTTCATTTTTATGTTTTTTTACTTTTACTTCTATTCATGCTCAAATTCATGAAATAGGAGTTTTCCTTGGAGGAAGTAATTACATTGGAGACGTAGGTTCAACAACTTATATTGCTCCAAATGAACCTGCTTTTGGAATTTTATATAAATGGAATCGAAGCCCAAGGCATGCCTATAGATTTTCGTATACACAATCACAAATTTCAGGCAATGACAGCGACTCGAAAGAAACTAGTCGTCACAATAGAGGATATAGTTTTACTAATAATATAAAAGAACTATCAGCTGGATTAGAATTTAATTTTTTTGATTTTAATTTACACGAAGAAAGACCGAAATTCACACCATATGTACATTCAGGTGTTAGCTATTTCATCTATGACAACTTATATATTGAATCTGGAGAAACTAAAAAAAACAATACAAAAGGCTCGATTGCAATACCAATAACTTTGGGTGTAAAAACTAATTTTGCAAGAAATTTTGTTTTAGGACTAGAAGTAGGAGCTAGATATACATTTACAGACAACATAGACGGCAGTAATCCTAGTAATAGTAGCTTGCCAAAGTTTGGAAACTTAAATAATAATGATTGGTACGTATTCTCTGGTATAACTTTGACTTATACTTTTGGAGAAAAACCATGCTACTGCGCAGATTAA
- a CDS encoding isoprenyl transferase, giving the protein MLKDEINTKNIPKHVAIIMDGNGRWAKQRGFLRTLGHQNGSKSLKTTIKECNSLGIEYLTVYAFSTENWNRPKLEVETLMKVLIKTLNKELPTMLEGNIKMNAIGNLEKLPKKAQEQLFDVIDKTKENTKMTLTLALSYGSREELVNVVKKISDKVKNNIISIDSIDDSIINEHLYTHNIPDVDLLIRTSGEHRISNFLLWQIAYSELYFTDVLWPDFKEQDLHEAIISYQKRERRFGKTSEQIK; this is encoded by the coding sequence ATGTTAAAAGACGAAATAAACACAAAAAATATCCCCAAACACGTAGCCATCATCATGGATGGAAATGGGCGTTGGGCAAAACAAAGAGGATTCCTTAGAACACTTGGACATCAAAACGGTTCAAAATCTCTAAAAACAACTATAAAAGAATGCAATTCTTTAGGAATTGAGTACTTAACCGTATATGCTTTCTCTACTGAAAACTGGAACAGACCTAAACTTGAAGTAGAAACTTTAATGAAAGTATTAATTAAAACATTAAATAAAGAGCTACCTACAATGCTGGAAGGTAATATCAAAATGAATGCAATTGGCAATTTAGAAAAGTTACCCAAAAAAGCCCAAGAACAATTATTTGATGTTATCGATAAGACTAAAGAAAATACTAAAATGACACTAACTCTAGCCTTAAGCTACGGATCTAGAGAAGAATTAGTAAATGTTGTAAAAAAAATAAGCGATAAAGTTAAAAATAATATAATTTCAATAGACAGTATTGACGATTCAATTATTAATGAGCATCTTTACACGCATAATATACCAGATGTTGATTTATTAATAAGAACCAGTGGTGAACATAGGATAAGTAATTTTCTGCTATGGCAAATAGCCTATTCAGAATTATACTTTACAGATGTGCTATGGCCAGACTTTAAAGAACAAGATTTACATGAGGCTATTATTAGTTATCAAAAAAGAGAACGTCGATTTGGAAAAACAAGTGAACAAATTAAATAA